The following proteins are encoded in a genomic region of Methylococcales bacterium:
- a CDS encoding ABC transporter substrate binding protein, which translates to MKFYALFSFSTWSDQFSSMRLMLCNGLILVLITIMFLSNPVRADDRKLLIVNSNANLLNYQRSEQAFENNQSYQLTHVDLANKSFLDEKTKTLLKETDIVYTIGSKAYHFVTKLGINKPIVFSTIINSLRLPKKDNAYGVANELPAGMQLMMYRYIFPELKKLGIIYSRDMNQEWLDEAISTSHDVGIEIISEAVDKDDVFESKLEALLGKVDALWLIADSATASHETVEKIFDYSHKMKKPVFAYENFYADLGALLVISSDIPTISRQVVTLVDDVLNNRPIDKKIVAAAGFHIILNMKALNAHYSLKLNEQALDSVNQIIE; encoded by the coding sequence ATGAAATTTTACGCCTTATTTTCTTTTTCAACGTGGTCAGATCAGTTTTCTTCTATGCGTTTAATGTTATGTAATGGTTTAATCCTGGTTTTAATTACAATCATGTTTCTCAGTAATCCCGTGAGAGCTGATGATCGCAAACTTTTAATTGTTAATTCAAATGCGAATCTTCTCAATTACCAGCGGTCTGAGCAAGCATTTGAAAATAACCAGTCTTATCAGCTTACGCATGTTGATTTGGCGAATAAATCATTTTTAGATGAAAAGACGAAAACACTTTTAAAGGAAACCGATATTGTTTATACCATCGGTTCAAAGGCTTATCACTTTGTGACTAAATTGGGAATAAATAAACCGATTGTTTTTTCTACCATTATTAATTCGTTACGATTACCTAAAAAAGATAATGCTTATGGGGTTGCTAATGAATTGCCTGCAGGAATGCAGTTAATGATGTACCGCTATATTTTTCCCGAATTAAAAAAATTAGGTATTATTTATAGTCGTGATATGAATCAAGAATGGTTAGACGAGGCCATTTCAACGAGCCATGATGTAGGAATAGAAATAATTAGTGAGGCGGTTGATAAGGATGACGTATTTGAATCAAAATTAGAAGCATTATTAGGTAAGGTGGATGCTTTATGGTTAATTGCCGATTCAGCAACGGCATCGCATGAAACCGTTGAAAAAATTTTTGATTACAGTCATAAAATGAAAAAGCCTGTTTTTGCTTATGAAAATTTTTATGCAGACTTAGGGGCTTTATTGGTTATTTCGTCTGATATTCCAACGATAAGTCGTCAAGTGGTTACGCTGGTTGACGATGTTTTAAATAATCGGCCTATTGATAAGAAAATTGTTGCCGCGGCAGGTTTTCATATTATTTTGAATATGAAAGCATTGAACGCACATTATTCCTTAAAATTAAATGAGCAGGCACTAGATTCTGTTAATCAGATTATAGAGTAG